gtctctgagaCAAAAATAACTCCCTCTAGATACTTCTCTCTATCTCCATACAAAGAGACTAGACAACCCACTTGCAGACCCTTATAAGCACCTATTATTATACCAACAATTATAAAGGTTGTACCTGGAAGAAGTATGACTGGAAAGGCTGATCCTTGTTCTCCTCTTCCACATAGAGTCCTCCAACAATATAGacctggttttgtttggtgaCTATACTGGAATGATTTCTGGGAATCTGTTCTGCGAGGGCTGCTAGGTAACATTCATTTTCGAGAGGATCATAGGCTACTGCAGCAGTGTCATTAACCAGAAGAATCAGGTCTTTGACAAACATGCCATGCCTGGGAAGGTCATTTAGGTAGCCAGGCAGTAAATCTTCATCTCCGACATCGCCATTCACCTCCCCTTTGGCTgacttttctgtgcttttgctAGAGTCAGGCAGTTTTCCAGCAAAAGCATCCTTAATaatctttacttttttctgaaGGTCTGAGTTGCTTTTAATTATATCATCCTTCTCAACctgttctttgaaatatttttctggcaTTAGACGAAAACGTATGCAGTCAAAAATTTCCCCCAGGCTCTTTACTCTGTTCTCCTTGTCTGTTCGGACCCATCTCATTACTGCTTCAAAGACCAGTTCTTCCTTCTCTACGTTTAAACTGTCAGGTGAAATAACTGAGACAAGTTCGTGCGGGGCAAGCTGCATGAAATCCTCCTCTTGGCAGATCTGCACAAAATGATCTGAAACAAAATCACGGGCAGAAAACGCAAGTCTTGGGCAATCAAGCAGAACACCTAACCGAAGGATGGCCAGACAGTTACCAACAGCAAGCCTCTTCTGAAGATAGGAGACACACACAGTGAATACAGAAGGGATCTGAAAGCGGCTGGCCAAAGCAAAAATATCTTGCACATTAGAATCATTGAGATCAATACTTGCTGAATACAGGTATTTGACAATCATATCCAGGATGTTGGGATCAACATTATCTAGAActacttccttctttttctcttcattttgctCAGATAAGAAATACTCACGAAAATAAGGGCTACATGCCGACAGAATCAATCTGTGGCAAGGCAGGCTTCTGTCACCAGCTTTTAGAGAACAATCTACAAACTTTTTCTCTTCAAGGAGTTCCTTGAGGCCATCCTGAAGGAGAGTAGATTGGTAAAGTCTGAGCTCTTCAGTGAGTTCCCTTTGGGAATCCATTTTGCAAACACttgggaaaggggagggagTAGAAAGCTTTAGCTGTTGTCTGCCCAAAGGTTTGtctgtaaaaaaggcagaccAATGTGCTTTTTGCCCTGCTTGAAGCCTCTGCAACTTAATCTCACTAGCTAAATATAGGTACATACTCTTAACAGGTCGGAATTTGGGATGGACGATTTGGAAAAACAGAGTTGCTCTTGCAGCTGTCAAAGACTGAAAGAAGCAACTGTTGCTCTTAGTCACTATGGTCAGGTTTTGCCATCATTCTCCACATTGAATCAGTAAGATTATGAGTAATGCAATAAATTATTTGACGTGAGTACGGACAGCAGAATCTGACCCTCAGTGAGACAGCTATGAGCGAGATCGCACATGTTACtaaatattctgaaatagaaatataattGAGTTGTCAGTTTTAACTAATGTTCATTTTTTCAGAGTTGCTTAATACAGCTCATTACTGCAGTCCTAAAGATACTAAAAACTCTGTAACTTTGTATCTATTGCCTTTGtttgaagattatttttacaCATAACCATATCATATATACAATTTCTTTAGATGTTAAGACCTCGAAATTTTGGGCTGCTTCTTAATATCCCATTTGGTTTTAAACCAAACACTACTGTTTagacataaaatatattttatttcagctaaagttttgctttccaaaataaGTCAAATTGAAGTCTTCACCCatatgtaaaatgtttttcaaatgtAACGAAAACAGGATCAAACCACAACTACTTGAATGGAAGATTTACAACAATCTATAATATTATCAAAGTTTATTGAAGTAATGACTGCTTTTCAATATAGGTAGTATTTCATGAAAATATATACTTTGAAAGGTTTTCCATAAACACCAGTATTACATTCACACCACAGTTACTTTAACAGTCAGCTGCTGAAACAACAGCTGAGAGGAGATCTCATTTGACTTTTTCCATTTATAGAAAACAGCACAGAGGTTTTATCTCACCAGAAGACGTAACAGCTGTGTCTTCCTTTAAACAATAAATGACTCATTTCTCTATAACACATAACATCATAAAAGGTCTAATGACTCACACACAGAAGCTATTTGCATGTGCCCTGTTTTCTAGATCATTGCTTTAAAAAGTGCTctagcaaaaacaaacaaataaacaactGTATGAGGATATCTGGATTACAATTAAATACTTGGAATAATACGTGTGAATATTTAGCAAAATTATGAGATACGAAAGCTATTATTTGGAACAgaattgctttttcttaaaGCTATCAGTAACACAGACAATATGCCTACATACAAAATGTGCTGTGATGGTATGAGGGTATTTCTGTGTTGCAAATCATTAAACAAGTTATGGAAATTTAATTCAAACATAACCATTATGGGAAAATACATCACTctgtataaatacataaataattgaaattgaGCATCAAACTGCATATCTCACATTGCCCTGTCTCAGACAGTGGTCTCCATGTGCAGAAAAAGAGGAGGTCTCCTTTTCTGACATAGTGCTGTGTAAAATGGCAAGCCGTGCCTGGTCCTGGCAGCCAAAGGGCAATACATAAACACTGAAGCCatgaagttattaaaaaaaacgGTGGCTACCTGCCATAAAATGGTGTCTGAAACACCATGGCCGAATTTGTGTTGTcaggggagggagaaaggaCAATCCTGTAACAAGGGAGGTTACACGTGTGTCCATGCTGTGCCATGCCCGTTGTGCG
The genomic region above belongs to Sylvia atricapilla isolate bSylAtr1 chromosome 7, bSylAtr1.pri, whole genome shotgun sequence and contains:
- the KLHL41 gene encoding kelch-like protein 41, which translates into the protein MDSQRELTEELRLYQSTLLQDGLKELLEEKKFVDCSLKAGDRSLPCHRLILSACSPYFREYFLSEQNEEKKKEVVLDNVDPNILDMIVKYLYSASIDLNDSNVQDIFALASRFQIPSVFTVCVSYLQKRLAVGNCLAILRLGVLLDCPRLAFSARDFVSDHFVQICQEEDFMQLAPHELVSVISPDSLNVEKEELVFEAVMRWVRTDKENRVKSLGEIFDCIRFRLMPEKYFKEQVEKDDIIKSNSDLQKKVKIIKDAFAGKLPDSSKSTEKSAKGEVNGDVGDEDLLPGYLNDLPRHGMFVKDLILLVNDTAAVAYDPLENECYLAALAEQIPRNHSSIVTKQNQVYIVGGLYVEEENKDQPFQSYFFQLDSIAGEWVALPPLPSARCLFGLGESDNKIYVIAGKDLRTEESLDSVLCYDPVAMKWGEIKKLPIKVYGHATISNNGLIYCLGGKTDDKKCTNRLFVYNPKKGDWRDLAPMKVPRSMFGTAIHKGKIVIAGGVTEEGLTASVEAFDLTTNKWEIMPEFPQERSSISLVTLSGALYAIGGFAMIQLESKEFAPSEVTDIWKYDDEKKEWVGILKEIRYATGASCLATRLNLFKLSKL